The Litchfieldia alkalitelluris genome has a window encoding:
- a CDS encoding (2Fe-2S)-binding protein: protein MKMNLLKEEIDQLKQYRLGEASLNMDSIVQLEDLLIKENLVAFLTDIKESINAPDLLVAGSMFAKRYGFFAVLSLYSMTILNKRLNTSINNVLLDVNQKGDIWLPTFIFEDTAVESTDEQRIAWRDETIHGIFNEHIDVVVKQLASVSNLSKQTLWENIAIYIFWFYERLLEENGDFDEVTKARIQDDFSYVVTEAKSDLFGAYRKNPLQKFYHKKVKLEVTDQEIRVRSTCCLYYKTNAEQTKCTTCPLQFKKAAI, encoded by the coding sequence ATGAAGATGAATCTTCTAAAAGAGGAAATTGATCAGTTAAAACAATATCGTTTAGGGGAGGCTTCTTTGAATATGGATTCTATTGTCCAATTGGAGGATCTACTAATTAAGGAAAATCTAGTCGCCTTTTTGACTGATATCAAGGAAAGTATCAATGCTCCAGACCTTTTAGTGGCAGGATCGATGTTTGCAAAAAGATATGGTTTTTTTGCAGTATTATCCCTATATTCAATGACGATATTAAATAAACGGTTAAATACTTCGATTAATAATGTGTTATTGGATGTTAATCAAAAGGGTGATATTTGGCTACCTACATTTATTTTTGAAGATACAGCCGTCGAGTCAACTGATGAGCAAAGGATCGCATGGCGTGATGAGACTATTCATGGAATCTTTAATGAACACATAGATGTTGTGGTTAAACAATTGGCTTCTGTTTCAAATCTTTCTAAACAGACTCTTTGGGAAAATATCGCAATATATATCTTTTGGTTTTACGAACGGTTACTTGAAGAAAATGGAGACTTTGATGAAGTGACAAAAGCGAGAATTCAAGATGATTTCTCGTATGTTGTAACGGAGGCGAAGTCCGACTTGTTTGGTGCATATCGTAAAAATCCTCTTCAAAAATTTTATCATAAAAAAGTAAAGCTGGAAGTTACCGACCAAGAAATAAGGGTTCGCTCTACGTGTTGTTTGTACTATAAAACAAATGCAGAGCAAACCAAATGTACTACATGTCCACTGCAATTTAAAAAAGCTGCTATTTAG
- a CDS encoding YusU family protein, with the protein MEQKLKEQFNGLLEKYTELMVGKSDPELIEKVQMWALYSHIAKSMPPLAKHWNETYPDAKDGMKQLVNEIKELNEEHRAKK; encoded by the coding sequence TTGGAACAAAAGCTAAAAGAACAATTTAATGGTCTGTTAGAAAAATACACGGAATTAATGGTAGGGAAAAGTGATCCTGAGTTAATTGAAAAGGTTCAAATGTGGGCACTTTATTCCCATATTGCCAAATCAATGCCACCACTTGCAAAGCACTGGAATGAGACATATCCTGATGCGAAAGATGGAATGAAACAATTAGTTAATGAAATTAAGGAATTAAATGAAGAACACCGCGCGAAGAAATGA
- a CDS encoding spore coat protein, giving the protein MQQNQNSSMIKNPKSTVPKTPDMNDRDFLNDMLATEKYMTDAYCTALNEMSHEALYQDVRQIFNETQDCQRQLFNLMYKNGWYKLEAEEPQKVQKKQQQFYNYTTTQFPNHGNGMLQ; this is encoded by the coding sequence ATGCAACAAAACCAAAACTCAAGCATGATTAAAAACCCAAAGTCAACCGTACCAAAAACGCCCGATATGAATGATCGTGATTTCTTAAATGACATGCTTGCAACTGAAAAGTACATGACAGATGCTTATTGCACAGCACTCAATGAGATGAGTCACGAAGCTCTTTATCAAGACGTACGTCAAATTTTCAATGAAACTCAAGACTGCCAGCGCCAATTATTCAACCTCATGTATAAAAATGGCTGGTATAAATTGGAAGCTGAAGAACCTCAAAAGGTACAAAAAAAGCAGCAACAATTCTACAATTATACAACGACCCAATTTCCAAACCACGGGAATGGAATGTTACAGTAA
- a CDS encoding proline dehydrogenase family protein, whose product MEQLMRNFFLFLSKNRPLTKVAKKYGLRFGAARFVAGETVPLAVKTIKELNQKNLAVTLDYLGEFVDNEAEANEMADYSIKAIEAIGKDKLNAQLSLKMTSMGLDISEKVVMHNMRRILEAARKHNVFVTIDMEDYSRCQKTIDVFKELKKEFDNVGTVIQAYLYRTVADMEDLNSYKPNLRLVKGAYKESPEVAFPDKKDVDENFKKIIKMHLLNGNYTAIATHDDEMIEYTRQLVKEENISKDQFEFQMLYGIRPERQEQLAGEGYTMRVYVPFGNDWYGYFMRRLAERPANVAFVLKGIIKK is encoded by the coding sequence ATGGAACAATTAATGAGAAACTTCTTTTTATTTTTATCAAAAAATAGGCCGTTAACAAAAGTAGCGAAAAAATACGGTCTAAGATTTGGTGCAGCCCGTTTTGTCGCAGGTGAAACAGTACCATTAGCAGTAAAGACGATTAAAGAATTAAACCAAAAGAACTTAGCTGTAACTTTGGATTATTTGGGAGAATTCGTTGACAATGAAGCCGAAGCTAATGAAATGGCTGATTACTCAATCAAGGCTATTGAAGCAATTGGTAAAGACAAATTAAATGCGCAGCTATCTTTAAAGATGACCTCAATGGGTCTTGACATCTCAGAAAAGGTTGTTATGCATAATATGCGTAGAATCCTAGAAGCAGCAAGAAAACATAATGTATTTGTGACCATTGATATGGAGGATTATTCTCGCTGTCAAAAAACAATTGATGTTTTCAAAGAACTAAAAAAAGAGTTTGATAATGTCGGTACGGTCATTCAAGCTTATCTTTATCGAACAGTAGCTGACATGGAGGATCTCAATTCATATAAACCCAACCTTCGTCTAGTGAAGGGAGCTTATAAGGAGTCCCCTGAAGTTGCCTTCCCGGATAAGAAAGATGTAGATGAAAATTTCAAAAAAATCATAAAAATGCATTTGCTGAACGGAAACTATACGGCAATTGCTACTCATGATGATGAGATGATTGAATATACAAGGCAATTAGTAAAAGAAGAAAACATTAGTAAAGATCAGTTTGAATTTCAAATGTTGTATGGGATTCGTCCGGAGCGACAAGAGCAATTAGCAGGAGAAGGATATACGATGAGAGTATATGTGCCATTTGGTAACGATTGGTATGGTTACTTTATGCGCAGATTAGCAGAACGTCCGGCTAATGTTGCGTTTGTATTGAAAGGGATTATTAAGAAATAG
- a CDS encoding YuzL family protein, with the protein MAKRDKNPSKAAVSAASVKGNAGPHTREHFGKTQTTNQQYGSDSTQKDF; encoded by the coding sequence ATGGCAAAGCGAGATAAAAACCCATCGAAAGCTGCTGTTAGTGCAGCAAGTGTAAAAGGAAATGCTGGTCCACATACAAGAGAGCATTTTGGTAAAACTCAAACAACCAACCAACAATACGGTTCAGATTCAACTCAAAAGGACTTTTAA